Proteins co-encoded in one Papaver somniferum cultivar HN1 chromosome 5, ASM357369v1, whole genome shotgun sequence genomic window:
- the LOC113277642 gene encoding auxin-responsive protein IAA32-like → MNSLSKAMSAPYLPVTSPASINTSNIHRSYHEDHNHNDLIIDLGLSLGNSLQVPDDQAYHSSSGQFVNSADYGELIGWSHQLNNPYMKASISNVYQTMVMLDDEETEVVQSKERWAYVKVNMEGIVIGRKICIHEHAGFTSLAIQLEDMFGRHSMFGLRLFDTESEFSLFYKDSTESWRTVGDVPWKEFVERVTRLRITRKDGVFFPPSVSSLFT, encoded by the exons ATGAACTCGTTATCGAAAGCTATGAGCGCGCCATATCTTCCAGTGACTTCTCCCGCCAGTATTAATACTAGTAACATCCACCGGTCATATCATGAAGATCATAACCACAATGACCTTATAATAGATTTAGGACTCAGCCTTGGTAATTCTCTTCAAGTACCCGATGATCAAGCTTACCATTCCTCGTCAGGACAAT TTGTCAATTCAGCAGATTATGGTGAGCTTATAGGTTGGTCTCATCAGTTGAATAACCCCTacatgaaagcctccatctcaAATGTATATCAGACAATGGTAATGTTAGATGATGAAGAAACGGAAGTTGTTCAGAGCAAAGAGAGATGGGCTTATGTGAAGGTTAACATGGAAGGAATCGTTATTGGTCGTAAAATATGCATCCATGAACATGCCGGTTTCACAAGCCTGGCTATTCAACTTGAGGACATGTTCG GTAGACACAGCATGTTTGGACTACGCTTATTTGATACGGAATCGGAATTTTCGTTGTTTTATAAAGACTCAACTGAGAGTTGGAGGACTGTTGGTGATGTACCATGGAA GGAGTTCGTGGAACGTGTGACGCGCTTACGAATTACTCGAAAGGACGGCGTCTTTTTCCCCCCTTCAGTATCGTCTCTATTCACCTAA